The DNA region ccctcactcactcacacacatacaccctcacTAACAAataccctcactcactcacacatacaccctcactcacacacatacaccctcacTAACAAataccctcactcactcacacatacaccctcACTAAAAAataccctcactcactcacacatacaccctcacatacactcactctctctgtcacatacaccctcactcactcactcacacatacaccctcacatacactcactctctctgtcacatacaccctcacatacactcactctctctgtcacatacaccctcactcacacacttatgcacaaacaccctcactcactcagtcaaacacatacacttcactcaaacactctcaTACACCCAGTcccacacaccctcactcattcacacacactaatgcacaaacatcttcactcactctcatacactgtcaccctcactcactcactctcatacaccctcacacacacaacctcacacattcacacacaaacatcctcACGCTCTCAGGGTAAGTGtgcatcagtgtcactgtttaaactgtttaaaaagatttttgagTAAATTCATAAAACCCTGCTCTCTGTTTTTATACTGTTTCCTGAAcatttctctgagtgtgtgacagagagagagagagagagagagacagaaagagagagagagagaaagagagagacagaaagagagagagagagaaagagagagagacagagagagagagaaagagagagagacagaaagagagagagagagacagaaagagagagagagagagagagagagagagacagaaagagagagagacagaaagagacagaaagagagagagagacagaaacagaaagagagagagacagaaagagagagagagagagagagagacagaaagagagagagagagagagagatgaagtcTGTTATAAACTCAGAGATTAAAGGAAGGGAGGAAGGTGTTAAACTCGATCTTAGTGTAAGGGTCAGTAAAGTAGAAATTATTCTCTAATTTACACGGGGACTAAAGTCTGTCTTAAAATATCGGACTAACCAGAGTCCGAGTGTGTGACTTCCACCTTTAATCAGACGACAGCAGCCCGCTGTTTAAAGCGGAGAGGGAAGTTGATTAAAGGCCGCattaaaaacagaacacagcGGAGACAAACGACAGTGTTTTAGATTTAAACACAACTAAAGTATATGAGTTAATAAATACTGTTAATGATGAATATAAGTCAGACTTACCCCGTCAGATTTAACCTTTAATCCAGAAACCCGCGCGGATGTAAACAGAGTTCAGGCCTGAGTTACTCCAAAATTAAAGTCGGTATCAGCTGTGCGGGGCGGGTCGGCTCCGGGGGATCagggaggggtggggtggggtgaggGTGAAAGATGgtaaatctgatttaaaaactccaaccgAGGCGAAACAAaggaacatttttaaacattattttagcTTCTTTAACTGCAACCACGTCACTACTCGCCCAcgtgtcaaaataaaagtcccgtGTTACAGAAAACCCTGTAACAAAACAcagccaaataaataaataaataaatagcaatgaaggtgttttgttttaatctgAACACAAGGTTGTGGATGTTGCCGTTTGGAGTGTAGTGTTTCTGGGTAAATCTAGTGTTTAATATCCCTCCCCCGTCCCCAAAATAATAgaataattattgttttttataaTTCCTTTGTGCTTCAGCAATAAACTCCCACCCAACAGAATCTAAACAGGGCTTGCGTCAATCTAAAATGACGGCTTTCTTTCTTGATTTTTGGAAAAACAAAGATTAAGTAAATTaaccttttttttattgttgttgtttactgaAGGAACACTGTCCTCCATCATCCTTTACATCATCACTCTCCCAAACCTTCACATACATTGAAGCTTGACTCTGTATCAGTAACTTTCTTAAAATTCCATTTAACCCAGAATTCTACACAACGCTGCACCCCCTGCTGTCTGTGACTGAGGCAGAGAAATGAAGCTCAGGGAAAAGGTGGAAATCCGGGGCATGTTGTGGACTTCTGAATTCACCGAGTTAGACCCGAGACCCAAAAACATGAGGAggatgtgattttaaattattttattagcattcatttacatttgtatacacacacacacacacacacacacacacgttctgcAGAAGAAGAGAATCTAAAGATCTTTAAGGGGTTTCAGTGGTGACCATGGCCTCCAGCTTCAGGAAGATCAGGAACGACTTCTCCCGTCTCCAGAACAGTGTCTCCCTGGAATTCAGATCAACACCAGATTAAATAAACCTGCTTTAATCATCATCACCAGCCCCAGATGTGTTCGGATCCATTGTCAGTGTCCAGACTGGAGTGAAGTTGTGTTAAACTCACCGGGAACAGTCTGGGCTTCAGCGCCACGATTCCATACGGCAGCGTCTGTGAAAGGAAGGAGAGTCATGATCCGGAGCCGAACAATCGCTCTGTTCAGTCTCAGACTGAGTTTATTTCCGTGGGAAAATGAGACACTGAAGAGACACAGAAGAAACTCACAGCCACATGGTACTTGACGTAATAGTGAATGATCCACGCAGGAATCAGGATCCGTGTCAAAGCAAAGGTCCCAGCTCTGTACGCTCGGAACGTCTGGAAAAACAGGAATGATTAGATTTCAAGTAAAAAgcagtgtatgttttttttttaaaagcggTTAACTCAGGAGCTCTCACCGGAACTTtccatcccagtaaacaaggaacgtccctggacgttcaaaataggtctaaaagtagtctgtccatcaaggacatatcttaaacgtcaatggacgtccaaaatccatcttaataagttagttaagtggtgaccaatcgataacgtcagtggacgtccaaaacgcgttttatacaagtaatttatttcgggaccaattaataacgtcaatggacgtccaaaatacgtctaatagtcgtcttttcaatgtctgtgtttggacgtcttttcaactttcattttcaaccttaagagaacgttgattagacggcagtcgttacgttatttcaacgttgaatcaacggctaattgtttactgggattccaccttaaacggtgttCAGTgcaaacttgtgtgtgtgtgtgtgtgtatatttctgtGCACGCTCACCCAGCCTTTGTTCTGTACCGCTGTGTGAGGGGTTCTGTTGGTGACGGGTTCTCTGGGACTCAGTTCCTGATCTTTAAGCCAGCGTCTGCGCAGGTTCCACAGCTGCTGCGCTCGAAGACGCTCATCCACTCCGGAGCCCGACATCTCCCCTGTGAACTACACCAGGAATATCATTATTCCCACTTTCACATACACCAGGTCCCCCCCTGCCCCAACACACCAGGTCCCCACCGCAGACCCGGTCCGATGGGGCGGGGGTTGGTTCACTGCTGCAAGGTGGAACTCTCTGAAACGCTGCTCGGGGGGAAGCGGCTCTTTCAGGGAAGAGGTGGACTGACACTAATGAAGAGGTTATAATTTCCACAAACCCATTCGGAACCGCAATCTCGAATGAGGCACTTATTCCACTGTGAGAAATAGTTTATTAATAAACCGAATATGTTTATAAAGCGTTTACTCACAGTTCTGACCGTGAAGAGGACAaccttcacacacaaacacaaccggAACCagtcacacaccgctccaccacAGCGCCCTCTGCCGCCGGAGGACTGCTCTACACTGCCACATAACACTGCGGGTGTAACGGTGTAACCGCCGCAGGAAAacagctggagcagctgcacaggagcccttcaacacacacacacacacacacatatggagcGACGGAGAGTGTGTTCCAGCTGTGGAAGGAACACTCCTGATTAACTCCTTCAGTTCAGGAAAGTTTCTTTGTGAATTCACTTCATTAGAAAATTAGAAATTAAATACAGTGGGAATTATAAataattagtgtttatttgtagGTATCATTTATTATAATGTGCAGAATGTACTACTTTAATTGacctgtttttaaatgtataaatatgtcTTTCATTTCTGAACCCTGCTGCACACGTCACTCAGGGCTCATCAATAACGGAGACTGGATTTCATTGTGAATATTTTAGTAAGAAAAAATATGTGCTGAAATCCTAACGACTTCCATTTTACACGGTTTTACAgtcattcattttaataatgaatcATGTCGCTATTATTAAAGTCATTAATGCACCTATGACGTCACATAAAGTTCACGGCGGACGCAGTGCGGCGAATCGGCCGCTAGAGCGCGcgcactgaccactttattaccCCGAGTCGGATCCTGTGACTCGGCTCGCTCAGAGTCGGTTCTTACAAATCTCTGAGTTTATAATGGACTTTGTTTTCTTAAAGAAATTTAATCTTAATcttcatcattttaaaatatcatttatatttcactaaaatacattaaaatcacagtgGGGACCAACTCTGAAGACAATAGAGACTTTTAATCTGTGgcattaaaataaatctttcaaTTTCCCTTTTAATAATCAATCAAACTGAACGCAGTGTGTACAaaaccttttttattattttactttacaaCAAAAGAAAGCAATACCTTTCAGAGTGGGCCACAAAAGCAGCCAGCACCAGGTACACGTcgatacacaaacaaacaaaataaaagcaggTACTGGAGCAGGAGTCGTATTCACAGATTTGCACAGAACTCTCCAGAACCAGAACAGAGAGCGACGGAGAAAACAGAGCTGTGtaaaaggctttaaaaaaaaaaaaaaaaaaaactacaaaataaaagcatgggcTGTGAATTAAAGGCATCGTGCGGTTTCTTTCTGCCCGagatctgtttttgtttttttggaggaAGCTTTTAAACTGCAACAATAATACTTTTGTAAATATCTTTTGAATTTAAATGTTGATCAGAAAACTGTGACTGAAAGCAGACGTTAATGGAACTGAGCGTCAACTGTGTGTTCAGCtttaaactgaaaacaaaaccaGGTCAATTTAATCTCTTTAATCTGACGGAATAAGCCACACCCCGTGAAAGAGTAAAGTCcacatagaaatatatttaagacATAAAAGACTAAAGAAAGATAAAAGTGCTTTCACGTTCAGCCAGAAGTCGAGAATGAACTGTGAATTTAGAAAAAgtataaacacaaacaggacAGAGTTTGTACAGTGGGTGGAGCTTTTCGCCAAAGCAGGTTTAAACAGTTTTCATTGGTCCGTCACTGAGGGCACGCAGCATCTTGCCCATACAAGGAGCTCCATATCaataatgctacatgctacatGCTAACACTGGAGCAcactggggggtggggggggcatTGTAGCATTACTTTATTTAACTCCTTAATGACCAGCTGCTCAAAGAGTGAGACATCTGTCACAGGTACATCTCATTTCAAGAGAAACCAGAatagctccaccttaaatcctcCCAAATTAAGGACTCTGAACAGGAGGATCTGTGCAGGGTTCTCCTCAGTTTTAACGTCAGTCCATTGTTCTCTGACCAGCGTACTCAgaggggacttttattttgctacCAACAGCCCTTGACATGGATGTAAActcttcacagaaaaaaaacagttcctTTTTTCTGGGAgaagttaaaaaataataaagtaaaaatgtcAGAGCTGGTCACGAGTATGTGCTGCAGTTtacactcaaacaaacaaacaaacaaacaaacagatgaaAGAGCAGTTGTGTTATTTCTCTGTCACCCCGTTGGCTTTGAATCAACAGCCCCTCTACCAGTTTATTCAAAACAAATACCAAGGTTCTCAGTTCACCTTAGAACCAGATAAATCAGCCAGAGAAGGTTCTAGACTCTagaatcatttttaatattaagtggATGTTCTTCGGTCGGAGAACCCTCCACGGCACACACAGGTTAAGGTGTTTGTTGATGTTTATGTTCACTATGTGAGTTAATGCTGAACGATGGGCGGGGTTTCATGTGGGAGAAGCCAATCCTGAAGCTGGTAAAAAAAAGGGATAATTACCCAGAATTCTCCTGCGGTAACACTAGCCAAGAGTGAATGCAGGGGCGGAGCTTATTGACCCACGGCTCTGTCAGCACCAGAGTTTTCACGGAGACCAAACGTGGCTAAGACacaatcctgacagtgaggttAGATTAAACCACTGAAAGTTTCACTCTCCGTCAACTCTCCGTGGGCGGAGCCTCTGTGGCTGGGACTctccaacaaacacaaacaaacaaacatcgaCATAACGGGTCATCTTCAATCTTGGTGTCACCATCAGGCTCGCCATCCAACCACTTTAAGTCCCTTGGAAACACCACATTAAATACCTCTGAAACTCTAAATCCCTCCATTACGCTAACATTTTAGACTGAAGTACTGATGATTTAGCACCATGCTAATCGGAGCAGAACCAGCTTCTGTTATATGTAGCTGCGTTAGCTTAACCTGTTAAACTAGCCAAAAAAGCTAACTCTGCGTTCCTGGATTCTTCAAGAAAATGACGTTTTACGGATTTTTCACTTTAATGCAACAGTAGGTTagatttggtgtttttggtCTTGGGCTCACCCTACATTGGCACTTTCCTGAAATCATGGGTCCCcccccaaaagttacatagtgcaatttctgcagtgctgacagCTCAGCGGAGCATCACCATGATTCTGAAACTGGAATTTTAAGGTAAGAatttacctagtgttgctttaaacagCACTCACTTTCCTCACAGATGATGGAAGGAGGGATGACGGAGGGAGACCTGAGAGTCCTGATGATGTAAAGTGACCGCGGTGGAATCAAGGCACTGAGCAACTGTTTAAACCTCAGAGAGGAGCCCAGAGtgatattcatatttatttatatctattCATTTATAGATACTTTTTTGTCTTTAATCTTTAGGAACATTTaggaaaatataatataaaacttTGATAAAGGAAATACAGGCTACACTCTGAACTCTgacctcagctgctcctcgGTTTAATGCactgctttttttaatttatttatattttataattttttttgtttgtttttttgcattaGTCCAACCTGCGTTTGGAGGCTGATCTCATTTTATATacttttacatatatatttataaaggtATTTTAAAGAGAAAGGATTTAAAATATgccaaaagaaataaaaggtcAATACTGCCCCCTGTGGGCAGCTGTCAGTCCTGCATCCCCTGGATCACTGTTAGAAAATGATAAACCCTCTCCTCAGGAGGGGGCCGTTCTGTCCCCAGGGGTGTCTCAGCGTCTGAGGGCAGGGGTCAGACAGAGAATATCTGACCACCCTCTCTCTGTTGGAGGAACTGGGATGCCAACCCACCCCACCTCTGCTCACGGTGACAGGTTCTGGGCATCTGtcggctgatgtgacagatctgggcagtgttTGTTCTCCTCCAGGGATTAAGCTGTTCAGAAAAAACGATGTGGGTCAGCCTCaagtgtctcagaggaagcagggGTTCAAAACAGCGACCCCCACCCACTCCCCAACGCCCCCTTGTGCCTGCGGTTGCGGGAGTCCTGAATGACAGATGAAAACCgggataaaaatgaaaataaattttcTAAATGACAAGGATACATTTCAAGAAGTCAGCCGTAAAATTACGAGAAAAACTACGCTCATAATGTtatacttaaaaaataatattattatcaaAATTTGATGATGTCAAAAACTGTCCCCGATTTGTCCCTGAAACATCTCTGTGGCGCCGCCCTGGAGGAATCCGACAGAAAACCCAGAGAGTGCGGATCTATGGAGCAGATTGTGTATTCTATGGTTTTCTGTTCATTTCTTGATCGACTGGTTCAGCTTTGATCAGTCGCTGTAATCGACGGCGAAAGCGGAAGTGCTAGCGATAGCGAAGCGCTCTAGTTTTTAGTGCCGTCAAAGCCTCGGGATCAATACAGTCGATCAGGAATGCTGAGGTTCTCTGAGTTTATTGCTACATCACTTCGCTACTGAAAGAGGAAAAGAGCGACTTGGATCCCGAGGAGCCTCAGAGCTCAGCTTCACCGCTAGCTGCCAGCACAATGCTAACGTAGCACCAGCGCTAAC from Hoplias malabaricus isolate fHopMal1 chromosome 8, fHopMal1.hap1, whole genome shotgun sequence includes:
- the ndufb6 gene encoding NADH dehydrogenase [ubiquinone] 1 beta subcomplex subunit 6 → MSGSGVDERLRAQQLWNLRRRWLKDQELSPREPVTNRTPHTAVQNKGWTFRAYRAGTFALTRILIPAWIIHYYVKYHVATLPYGIVALKPRLFPGDTVLETGEVVPDLPEAGGHGHH